From Draconibacterium halophilum, one genomic window encodes:
- a CDS encoding sigma-54-dependent transcriptional regulator, giving the protein MSKILVIDDERSIRNTLKDILEYEKYEVDLAEDGTKGIEKIRTAEYDIVLCDIKMPGLDGIEVLERLVVLAPDTPVVMISGHGNIDTAVDSIKKGAFDYIEKPLDLNRLLITIRNAMDKSTLVTETKILKKKVNKKFEIIGESKAITEVIQMADRVAPTDARVLITGANGSGKELVARRIHDHSNRASGPFVEVNCAAIPSELIESELFGHEKGAFTSAVKQRKGKFEQANGGTLFLDEIGDMSLSAQAKVLRALQESIISRVGGDKHINVDVRVVAATNKNLADEIDQNKFREDLYHRLSVILIRVPTLNERIEDVPLLASHFIKQICGEYGMQEKSISDKAIKELQKINWTGNIREFRNVIERLIILCDKEITDADVIKFAAPLK; this is encoded by the coding sequence ATGTCAAAGATCCTGGTTATAGACGACGAGAGAAGCATCAGAAATACACTCAAAGATATTCTTGAATACGAGAAATATGAAGTAGATCTGGCAGAAGATGGAACAAAAGGAATTGAGAAGATTCGTACGGCCGAATACGATATTGTACTTTGTGATATAAAAATGCCGGGACTGGATGGCATTGAAGTTTTGGAACGTTTAGTGGTTTTGGCTCCCGACACTCCGGTAGTAATGATTTCGGGACACGGAAATATTGATACCGCTGTTGATTCGATTAAAAAAGGTGCTTTCGATTATATCGAAAAACCACTTGATTTGAACCGTTTGCTAATTACCATCCGTAACGCAATGGACAAATCAACTTTGGTAACCGAAACAAAGATTCTGAAGAAAAAGGTTAATAAGAAATTTGAGATCATAGGAGAATCGAAGGCTATAACAGAAGTTATTCAAATGGCCGATCGTGTGGCTCCAACCGATGCACGTGTTTTAATTACCGGTGCCAATGGATCGGGGAAAGAATTGGTAGCACGCCGAATTCACGATCATAGCAACCGTGCATCTGGACCTTTTGTTGAGGTGAACTGCGCTGCAATTCCATCAGAGCTTATTGAAAGCGAATTGTTTGGTCATGAGAAAGGAGCTTTTACTTCGGCAGTGAAACAGCGTAAAGGAAAATTTGAACAAGCCAATGGCGGAACACTTTTTCTGGATGAAATTGGCGATATGAGTCTCTCGGCGCAAGCCAAAGTTCTGCGTGCGCTGCAGGAAAGTATAATTAGTCGTGTTGGCGGCGATAAACACATAAATGTTGATGTACGCGTGGTGGCAGCAACCAATAAAAACCTGGCCGATGAGATTGATCAGAATAAATTTAGAGAAGATTTGTACCACCGTTTAAGTGTAATTCTAATTCGTGTTCCTACGCTTAACGAACGCATTGAAGATGTTCCTTTATTGGCCAGTCATTTTATAAAGCAAATTTGTGGTGAGTATGGTATGCAGGAAAAATCTATCTCGGACAAGGCGATAAAAGAGCTGCAAAAAATAAACTGGACCGGAAATATCCGCGAGTTCAGAAATGTGATTGAACGTCTGATCATTCTTTGTGATAAAGAAATTACCGATGCTGATGTAATAAAATTTGCAGCACCTTTGAAGTAG
- a CDS encoding CDP-alcohol phosphatidyltransferase family protein, translating into MKNIIKQIPNFITTLNLLSGVIATIFAIDGHLIWAGIFICAAAVFDFADGLAARALKAYSEIGKQLDSLSDLVSFGVAPGAILFTLLEFSLFGKNQPIHEISADWWQWIILFSAFLVPVFGAIRLAKFNVITSDEPFFRGLPIPSSGIFWASLGLMLEFPKYHDNFQLLYSTKNLVILGIFMSGMMVINLPMFSLKVNNLRLKENWYRYLFLALSAVLLIVFNVYGLALVILLYIILNVIFYLFKVEF; encoded by the coding sequence ATGAAGAACATAATTAAACAAATACCCAATTTTATTACCACTCTTAACCTCTTATCAGGAGTAATTGCAACTATCTTTGCCATTGACGGACACCTGATTTGGGCAGGAATTTTTATTTGTGCAGCCGCCGTTTTCGACTTTGCCGACGGACTGGCCGCGCGCGCTTTAAAAGCCTATTCTGAAATCGGGAAGCAGCTCGATTCTTTATCCGATTTGGTGTCGTTTGGTGTAGCTCCGGGAGCCATATTATTTACCTTACTCGAGTTTTCGCTGTTTGGTAAAAACCAACCCATACACGAAATTAGTGCCGATTGGTGGCAGTGGATTATTCTTTTCTCAGCATTTTTAGTGCCGGTTTTTGGTGCTATTCGCCTGGCAAAATTCAATGTAATTACCAGCGACGAACCTTTTTTCAGAGGACTGCCCATTCCATCAAGCGGAATATTTTGGGCTTCGCTCGGGTTGATGCTCGAATTCCCGAAATACCATGATAATTTTCAATTGCTGTATTCTACAAAAAACCTGGTTATTCTGGGTATTTTCATGTCGGGAATGATGGTGATAAACTTGCCAATGTTCTCGCTAAAAGTAAATAACCTGCGTTTAAAAGAAAACTGGTATCGTTACCTTTTTCTCGCATTATCGGCTGTTCTACTAATTGTTTTTAACGTTTACGGACTGGCGCTGGTTATTCTACTCTACATTATTCTGAATGTAATTTTTTACCTGTTTAAGGTGGAGTTTTAG
- a CDS encoding phosphatidate cytidylyltransferase: MSNIIKRSLTGIIYIAVMLGGTLLHPIIFAVVFATLLFITQYEFYALVEKAGHHPSRIIGSIFGVIFFLICFGLSNNYLPRQFGFTFIPIVVVLLIVEIFRSNKHTLENGGFSTLGFAYIALPFSLMNFVVNTTINGQNTFYPWILVGVFFILWINDSAAYLVGTQFGKHKMCKNISPAKSWEGLIGGAVFAVIMGIVNSVMFQAVSMVSWIAIAILTVVFGTLGDLFESKIKREIDVKDSGTFLPGHGGFLDRLDSLLFVIPAIFIWLIFTGNV, translated from the coding sequence GTGAGTAATATAATTAAACGCTCTCTAACAGGAATTATTTACATTGCCGTAATGCTTGGCGGAACGCTGCTGCATCCTATAATTTTTGCAGTGGTTTTTGCAACACTTTTATTTATTACCCAATACGAATTTTATGCCCTGGTAGAAAAGGCCGGCCATCATCCTTCGCGAATTATCGGAAGTATTTTTGGCGTTATCTTTTTCCTTATTTGCTTTGGCTTGTCAAATAACTACCTGCCTCGTCAGTTTGGTTTTACATTTATACCTATTGTTGTGGTGTTGCTTATTGTTGAAATCTTTAGGAGCAACAAACACACCTTAGAAAACGGCGGTTTTAGCACACTCGGTTTTGCCTACATTGCCTTGCCGTTCAGCCTGATGAATTTTGTTGTAAACACAACGATAAATGGGCAAAATACTTTTTATCCGTGGATATTGGTTGGCGTCTTTTTTATTTTGTGGATAAACGATTCTGCAGCTTATCTGGTAGGCACACAATTTGGCAAACACAAAATGTGTAAGAATATTTCGCCGGCAAAATCGTGGGAAGGTTTAATTGGAGGAGCTGTTTTTGCAGTGATTATGGGAATAGTAAATTCCGTAATGTTCCAAGCGGTAAGTATGGTTAGTTGGATTGCAATTGCAATATTAACTGTTGTTTTTGGAACATTGGGCGACTTATTTGAATCAAAGATAAAACGCGAAATTGACGTGAAAGACTCGGGAACTTTTTTACCCGGACACGGCGGTTTTTTAGACCGATTAGATAGTTTGCTTTTTGTTATTCCTGCAATTTTTATTTGGCTAATTTTTACCGGAAACGTGTAA
- a CDS encoding rhodanese-like domain-containing protein — protein sequence MHIHELNPWRTIIAVSIFVGILVIGFLTMPKPLFEYQKSMDESVEALLDGEDYFYPWELEDVIANKPDSIVLFDIRDNFVFGQGHIPGAENLSANTLADPDNIERLEALREMGVTIVLYGENELQANGPWMFFRQVGFINIKLLLGGYEYYKANEADLYNTINDDAYFSGFPRYNFAEMAAPKDGSEISSDQDNKPVQVRRREKTSVAAGGC from the coding sequence ATGCATATACATGAACTAAATCCGTGGAGAACAATCATCGCAGTTTCAATATTTGTTGGTATTCTCGTTATTGGCTTTTTAACCATGCCAAAACCGTTGTTTGAATACCAAAAAAGCATGGACGAAAGTGTTGAAGCTTTACTCGATGGTGAGGATTATTTCTACCCCTGGGAACTGGAAGATGTGATTGCCAATAAACCCGACAGTATCGTTTTGTTTGATATCCGCGATAATTTTGTTTTTGGTCAGGGACATATTCCCGGAGCCGAAAATTTGTCGGCAAATACGTTAGCCGATCCCGATAATATAGAACGATTAGAAGCCTTACGCGAAATGGGTGTAACTATTGTTTTATACGGCGAAAACGAACTGCAGGCCAACGGTCCGTGGATGTTTTTCCGCCAGGTAGGTTTTATCAACATCAAACTTTTGCTGGGTGGTTATGAATATTACAAAGCCAATGAGGCTGATTTGTATAATACGATTAACGACGATGCCTATTTTAGTGGTTTCCCAAGGTATAATTTCGCCGAAATGGCTGCTCCAAAAGACGGTTCGGAAATCAGTTCTGATCAGGATAACAAACCTGTGCAGGTACGCCGACGCGAAAAAACAAGCGTTGCCGCAGGAGGGTGTTAA